From Thermus tengchongensis, one genomic window encodes:
- a CDS encoding DUF2089 domain-containing protein, which produces MQEKRRVLEMLRAGEIGVEEALALLEAVEGPKPLTKPAAKLLRVRIHAQDKGKPVRVNVNLPLALAELLEKFLPEEAKLALAGRGVNLKDLLALVREGVPEGKLVEIEAEEEGHPVQVLVEVV; this is translated from the coding sequence ATGCAGGAGAAGCGGCGGGTGCTGGAGATGCTGAGGGCGGGGGAGATCGGGGTGGAGGAGGCCCTGGCCCTCCTGGAAGCAGTAGAGGGGCCCAAGCCCCTCACGAAGCCGGCGGCTAAGCTCTTGCGCGTGCGCATCCACGCCCAAGACAAGGGGAAGCCGGTGCGGGTGAACGTGAACCTTCCTTTGGCCCTGGCGGAGCTTCTGGAGAAGTTCCTGCCCGAGGAGGCCAAGCTGGCCCTGGCGGGCCGGGGGGTGAACCTTAAGGACCTCCTGGCCCTGGTGCGGGAGGGGGTGCCCGAGGGCAAATTGGTGGAGATCGAGGCTGAGGAGGAGGGCCACCCGGTGCAGGTCTTGGTGGAGGTGGTGTGA
- a CDS encoding SHOCT-like domain-containing protein — protein MEDKRRILEMVREGVLSPEEALELLAVLEEGPRPEAPAASPAPGHPQIRILATGANLEVRGLGGLAEPEAEGGALLREGEGYVYRVAFGEGALRVPEGAWVVLEAKGSNVELSRVALKGRALGANLEGEALVGLDLEVVGGNLEASLLLREGGHRLSVRAGNAELRFLPGSDLLLEAHVRLGQVEAEGPWRRVAGPGSFRGFLGEGRAQLTARVVMGNLELEA, from the coding sequence ATGGAGGATAAACGGCGCATCCTGGAGATGGTGCGGGAGGGGGTCCTCTCTCCCGAGGAAGCCCTGGAGCTTCTGGCGGTCCTCGAGGAGGGGCCAAGGCCGGAGGCGCCTGCGGCCTCCCCAGCCCCGGGCCATCCCCAGATCCGGATCCTGGCCACGGGGGCTAACCTGGAGGTGCGGGGGCTGGGGGGCTTGGCCGAGCCGGAGGCGGAGGGCGGTGCCCTCCTGCGGGAAGGGGAAGGCTACGTGTACCGCGTGGCCTTTGGCGAAGGGGCGCTCCGGGTGCCGGAGGGGGCGTGGGTGGTCTTGGAGGCCAAGGGGAGCAACGTGGAGCTTTCCCGAGTGGCCCTGAAGGGCCGGGCCCTGGGGGCCAACCTGGAGGGCGAGGCCCTGGTGGGGCTAGACCTGGAGGTGGTGGGAGGCAACCTGGAAGCAAGCCTCCTCCTCCGGGAAGGGGGGCACCGCCTCTCGGTCCGGGCGGGGAACGCTGAGCTCCGCTTCCTGCCGGGTTCGGACCTCCTTCTGGAGGCCCACGTGCGCTTGGGGCAGGTGGAGGCGGAGGGCCCTTGGCGCCGGGTGGCGGGCCCGGGAAGCTTCCGGGGCTTCCTGGGCGAGGGCCGGGCCCAGCTTACGGCCCGGGTGGTCATGGGCAACCTGGAACTGGAGGCCTGA
- the ccsA gene encoding cytochrome c biogenesis protein CcsA, whose translation MTLPALLALGGVLLLALGLFWPRGLALGAAFYLGAALADALAKGFFAGPAQPALVLGGLLALRGETLLLRPRLAPLRRYLVLLALLLGLFALKALPHPGGELPPLLTLVHAGAFLVAYLALAVGVGAGVMCALQDLRLRAAPEKALLSAPLWSLRRLEQGYLKVGYLATTLGLGSGMAWAWGYFGSPLALDPKEVSVLLAWLLLTAYFLLEERLRGYPRMGLLLLAYALLLFAFLGAPFLGSRHPSRLGL comes from the coding sequence ATGACCCTCCCCGCCCTCCTGGCCCTAGGGGGGGTGCTCCTCCTGGCCCTGGGGCTTTTCTGGCCTCGAGGCCTGGCCCTGGGGGCCGCTTTCTACCTGGGGGCCGCCCTGGCCGATGCCCTCGCCAAGGGGTTCTTCGCTGGGCCGGCCCAGCCCGCCCTGGTCCTGGGGGGGCTTCTGGCCCTGCGGGGGGAGACCCTCCTCCTCCGGCCAAGGCTTGCCCCCCTGCGCCGCTACTTGGTCCTCCTGGCCCTCCTCCTGGGCCTCTTCGCCCTTAAGGCCCTCCCCCACCCCGGGGGGGAGCTCCCCCCCCTCCTCACCCTGGTCCACGCGGGGGCCTTCCTGGTGGCCTACCTGGCCCTGGCGGTGGGGGTGGGGGCGGGGGTGATGTGCGCCCTGCAGGACCTGCGCCTCCGGGCTGCTCCGGAAAAGGCCCTGCTTTCCGCCCCCCTTTGGAGCCTGCGCCGCCTGGAGCAGGGCTACCTCAAGGTGGGCTACTTGGCCACCACCTTGGGCCTGGGAAGCGGCATGGCCTGGGCCTGGGGCTACTTCGGCAGCCCCCTGGCCCTGGACCCCAAGGAGGTCTCCGTTCTCCTGGCCTGGCTCCTCCTCACCGCCTATTTCCTCTTGGAGGAAAGGCTTCGGGGCTACCCGCGCATGGGGCTTCTCCTCCTGGCCTACGCCCTCCTCCTCTTCGCCTTTTTGGGGGCGCCCTTCCTGGGCTCTCGGCACCCCTCGAGGTTGGGTTTGTAG
- the hemA gene encoding glutamyl-tRNA reductase — protein sequence MALPLYLVGLSHKTAPVEVRERAALDPAVALPAALRTLGRAVVLSTCNRTEIYGVGSPKEAKALLLARGVEAHHLYQKEGIEVLRHLFRVAAGLDSLVMGEAQILGQVREALFLAREHGATESLLEKAFQSAIALGKRARSETGIGAGAVSVAYAALDLALAVYGDLTGLVVAVLGAGEMAELFLTHLKAQGVGRVLVVNRTPERAEALAERFGGEAYPLTALPEVLRQADLVVASAAAPHYLVRPEDLPKRAKPLFLIDIALPRNIHPGVGRLPYAYLYNLDDLERVVERNLKARQGEVPKVEALIEGALGDYLEWYAGHRVREAIRALKGWAHREVARDLPQADPLTRHKEAGRRAHPWILSLKTRTKAFLQGPPCPEDCPLLAFRPRP from the coding sequence ATGGCCCTACCCCTTTACCTGGTGGGCCTTTCCCACAAGACCGCCCCTGTGGAGGTGCGGGAGCGGGCGGCCCTGGACCCAGCGGTGGCCCTGCCGGCGGCCCTGCGCACCCTGGGCAGGGCGGTGGTGCTTTCCACCTGCAACCGCACGGAAATCTACGGGGTGGGAAGCCCTAAGGAGGCCAAAGCCCTCCTCCTTGCCCGGGGGGTGGAGGCCCACCACCTTTACCAGAAGGAGGGAATAGAGGTCCTGCGGCACCTCTTTCGGGTGGCGGCGGGCCTGGACTCCTTGGTGATGGGGGAGGCCCAGATCCTGGGCCAGGTGCGGGAGGCCCTCTTCTTGGCCCGCGAACACGGGGCCACGGAAAGCCTTTTGGAGAAGGCCTTCCAGTCCGCCATCGCCCTCGGCAAGCGGGCCCGGAGCGAGACGGGCATCGGGGCGGGGGCGGTGAGCGTGGCCTATGCCGCCTTGGACCTGGCCCTGGCGGTGTATGGGGACCTCACGGGGCTCGTGGTGGCCGTTTTGGGGGCGGGGGAGATGGCCGAGCTCTTCCTCACCCACCTGAAGGCCCAGGGGGTGGGCCGGGTCCTGGTGGTGAACCGCACCCCCGAAAGGGCCGAGGCCCTGGCGGAGCGCTTCGGCGGAGAGGCCTACCCCCTCACGGCCCTCCCCGAGGTCCTGCGCCAGGCGGATTTGGTGGTGGCCTCCGCCGCCGCGCCCCACTACCTGGTGCGCCCGGAGGACTTGCCCAAAAGGGCCAAGCCCCTCTTCCTCATCGACATCGCCCTACCCCGGAACATTCACCCTGGGGTGGGCAGGCTCCCCTACGCCTACCTCTACAACCTGGATGACCTGGAAAGGGTGGTGGAGAGGAACCTAAAGGCCCGCCAGGGCGAGGTGCCCAAGGTGGAGGCCCTCATCGAGGGGGCCCTGGGGGACTACCTGGAGTGGTACGCGGGCCACCGGGTGCGGGAGGCCATCCGGGCCCTGAAGGGCTGGGCGCACCGGGAGGTGGCCCGCGACCTCCCCCAGGCCGACCCCCTTACCCGGCACAAGGAGGCGGGCCGCCGGGCCCATCCCTGGATCCTTTCCCTTAAAACCCGGACCAAGGCCTTCCTCCAAGGCCCCCCCTGCCCCGAGGACTGCCCCCTCCTGGCCTTCCGCCCGCGGCCATGA
- a CDS encoding uroporphyrinogen-III synthase, with protein sequence MVLLTRGKDRALVERLAASGIEAAEVALLEQVDLPGLEALPGKLLQADWVAVTSKEGARRLLWAWERAGRPPLKVAAVGEGTGEVLRAGGLPPAFVPGRATAKDLAEAFPEAERVLFVAGDLAGRDLEVGLRRRGIPVERLEVYATRERALAPEEVALLERAEVVAFFSPSGVRAFTRWTPRRPKAACIGPSTAKEARRLGFAVWEAADPGLEGLFRAILRAFS encoded by the coding sequence GTGGTGCTCCTCACGCGGGGGAAGGATAGGGCGCTTGTGGAAAGGCTCGCCGCCTCGGGCATAGAGGCGGCGGAGGTGGCCTTGTTGGAGCAGGTGGACCTGCCGGGCCTCGAGGCCCTTCCCGGAAAGCTCCTCCAGGCGGACTGGGTGGCGGTCACCTCCAAGGAGGGGGCTAGGAGGCTCCTTTGGGCCTGGGAAAGGGCGGGAAGGCCCCCCCTTAAGGTGGCGGCGGTGGGGGAGGGGACAGGGGAGGTCCTGCGGGCAGGGGGGCTCCCCCCGGCCTTTGTCCCGGGAAGGGCCACGGCCAAGGACTTGGCGGAAGCCTTCCCGGAGGCGGAGAGGGTGCTCTTTGTGGCTGGGGATCTGGCGGGGCGGGACCTGGAGGTGGGGCTCCGCAGGCGGGGCATCCCGGTGGAGCGCCTCGAGGTCTACGCCACCCGGGAGCGGGCCCTGGCCCCGGAAGAGGTAGCCCTTCTGGAGCGGGCGGAGGTGGTGGCCTTCTTTAGCCCCAGTGGGGTGAGGGCCTTCACCCGCTGGACCCCAAGGCGGCCCAAGGCGGCCTGCATCGGCCCCAGCACGGCGAAAGAGGCCAGGCGGCTGGGCTTTGCCGTGTGGGAGGCGGCGGATCCGGGCCTAGAAGGGCTTTTCCGTGCCATACTTCGGGCGTTCTCATAG
- a CDS encoding carboxymuconolactone decarboxylase family protein has protein sequence MSVRRAIWGEKEEAIERSLREVDEDLFRYIRDFAYEEVLARPGLDLKTRELLAITALIALGSPKELATHLEGALRVGATEEEVREAILQSALFLGFPRALAAMKLFHKVLKGRGAPHAGEG, from the coding sequence ATGAGCGTGCGGCGGGCCATCTGGGGGGAGAAGGAGGAGGCCATAGAGAGGTCCTTGCGGGAGGTGGACGAGGACCTCTTCCGCTACATCCGGGACTTCGCCTACGAGGAGGTCCTGGCCCGGCCAGGGCTGGACCTCAAAACCCGGGAACTCCTGGCCATCACCGCCCTGATCGCCCTGGGTAGCCCCAAGGAGTTGGCCACCCACCTGGAGGGGGCCTTGCGGGTGGGGGCCACCGAGGAGGAGGTGCGGGAGGCCATCCTGCAGTCCGCCCTCTTCCTGGGCTTCCCCCGGGCCTTGGCCGCCATGAAACTCTTCCACAAGGTGCTCAAGGGCCGTGGTGCTCCTCACGCGGGGGAAGGATAG
- a CDS encoding HAD family hydrolase gives MTRAVLFDVGNTLILASPRYWLFPLLQERGLRPTRDPRAAALEAFRFYEAHHLEARDLETALGLWREFHRRLLVGMGLEAHAEALSAELIARWRDPRIWPLAPGAEATLRALRERGYPLAVVSNWDATLPEILEVVGLRPYFQHLSVSALSGVAKPDPRLFQEALSALGVAPEEAVHVGDSEADLLGARGAGVRPLLFDPSGENPEALHRLEAVLDYLP, from the coding sequence ATGACCCGGGCGGTGCTCTTTGACGTGGGCAACACCCTGATCCTGGCAAGTCCCCGCTACTGGCTCTTCCCCCTCCTGCAGGAACGGGGGCTCAGGCCCACCAGGGATCCCCGGGCGGCCGCCCTGGAGGCCTTCCGCTTTTACGAGGCGCACCACCTGGAGGCCCGCGACCTGGAAACGGCCCTCGGGCTTTGGCGGGAGTTCCACCGCCGGCTCCTGGTGGGGATGGGCCTCGAGGCCCACGCCGAGGCCCTGAGCGCAGAGCTCATCGCCCGCTGGCGCGACCCCCGGATCTGGCCCCTGGCCCCGGGGGCCGAGGCCACCCTGCGGGCCCTGAGGGAACGGGGCTACCCCCTGGCGGTGGTTTCCAACTGGGATGCCACCCTGCCTGAGATCCTGGAGGTGGTGGGCTTAAGACCTTACTTCCAGCACCTTTCGGTGAGCGCCCTTTCCGGGGTGGCCAAGCCCGACCCCAGGCTCTTCCAGGAGGCCCTTTCGGCCTTGGGGGTGGCCCCGGAGGAGGCGGTGCACGTGGGGGACTCGGAGGCGGACCTCCTGGGGGCCCGGGGGGCTGGGGTCAGGCCCCTGCTCTTCGACCCCTCGGGGGAGAACCCGGAGGCCCTCCACCGCCTGGAAGCGGTGCTAGACTACCTGCCATGA
- a CDS encoding YceI family protein yields the protein MRWLVWTLVLLVPSLAQSFEVVSGEARYRVREQLVQIGITDAVGTTQAVKGQVALQGTRATGEFVVDLRELRSDQQRRDNYLRQNTLQTDRFPTATFRPKAVEGLPNPLPQRGRFPVRVVGDLTIRDVTQEVVWEGEAEFSGEEVKVRLRTEFPFERFQLTQPRVPILLSVENRIRLEVDLSLRRK from the coding sequence ATGCGATGGCTTGTATGGACCCTGGTATTGCTGGTTCCCAGCCTGGCCCAAAGCTTTGAGGTGGTTTCCGGGGAAGCCCGCTACCGGGTGCGGGAACAGCTGGTCCAGATCGGCATCACGGACGCCGTGGGCACCACCCAGGCGGTAAAAGGGCAGGTGGCCCTCCAGGGCACCAGGGCCACGGGGGAGTTCGTGGTGGACCTGCGGGAACTCCGCAGCGACCAGCAGCGGCGGGACAACTACCTCAGGCAAAACACCCTGCAGACGGACCGCTTCCCCACCGCCACCTTCCGGCCCAAGGCGGTGGAGGGCCTGCCCAACCCCCTGCCCCAAAGGGGCAGGTTCCCCGTGCGGGTGGTGGGGGACCTCACCATCCGGGACGTGACTCAGGAGGTGGTGTGGGAAGGGGAGGCGGAGTTTTCGGGGGAAGAGGTGAAGGTTCGGCTTAGGACCGAGTTCCCCTTTGAACGGTTCCAGCTCACCCAGCCCCGGGTGCCCATCCTCCTCAGCGTGGAGAACCGCATCCGGCTGGAGGTGGACCTCAGCTTGAGGCGAAAATGA
- a CDS encoding intradiol ring-cleavage dioxygenase, with protein MKRRTLLGLLLSFPLAQAQCPPTPALTEGPYYLREVPRRRDLREGLPGIPLRLTLRVQDRACRPLGGVRVDLWHTDALGRYSGVNAPGVFCRGWQPTDNQGQVEFLTLFPGWYPSRTPHLHLRVEAGGRSFATQLFFPEEVQRQVYAQPPYAERGMPRIGNRQDGIFRADLLLNLRPEGEGYRADFALTLPF; from the coding sequence ATGAAACGGCGCACCCTGTTAGGGCTTCTCCTCTCCTTCCCCCTGGCCCAGGCCCAGTGCCCGCCCACCCCGGCCCTCACGGAAGGGCCCTACTACCTTAGGGAAGTACCCCGGCGGAGGGACCTGAGGGAAGGGCTCCCCGGGATCCCCCTTCGGCTTACCCTCCGGGTGCAGGACCGCGCCTGCCGGCCCCTTGGGGGCGTGCGGGTGGACCTCTGGCACACGGACGCCCTGGGCCGCTACTCGGGGGTAAACGCCCCCGGGGTCTTCTGCCGGGGCTGGCAGCCCACGGACAACCAGGGCCAGGTGGAGTTCCTCACCCTCTTCCCCGGCTGGTACCCAAGCCGCACCCCCCACCTACACCTCAGGGTGGAAGCAGGAGGCCGAAGCTTCGCCACCCAGCTTTTCTTCCCCGAGGAAGTCCAGCGCCAGGTCTACGCCCAACCCCCTTACGCGGAAAGGGGAATGCCCCGCATCGGCAACCGCCAGGACGGGATTTTTCGCGCGGACCTGCTCCTTAACCTAAGGCCGGAAGGGGAAGGCTACCGGGCGGACTTCGCCCTCACCCTGCCCTTCTAG
- the purB gene encoding adenylosuccinate lyase produces MVPRYQTQEMARLWSEESRYRTWALVEAYALEAWEALGQVPKGLAARLLKRLEEKPLDEGFAQRVAELEEITRHDLVAFTRALVEWTGDEEVGRYLHLGLTSSDVVDTAQNALLVQALDLILEELRGVQEELKRLALRYRRTPAIARTHGVHAEPTSFGLRFLSFYAAFGRDEERLRRAQETIGVAMLSGSVGNYAHVPPEVEAHVARRLGLRPEPLSTQVVPRDRHGEVLAALALLGSNLERVAVELRHLQRTEVLEVQEPFREGQTGSSSMPHKKNPVGLENLTGMARLLRGYLGPALENIALWHERDISHSSVERVVLPDATTAAHYALRRLRGILAGLVVFEENLKRNLDLTRGLIYSQQVLNALIQKGLPRDKAYAIVQRNALRSWEEGRDFRAFLEEDPENPLKGEALKALFDPEPFLRHVDAIYARFGL; encoded by the coding sequence ATGGTGCCCCGCTACCAGACCCAGGAAATGGCCCGGCTGTGGTCGGAGGAAAGCCGCTACCGCACCTGGGCCCTGGTGGAGGCCTACGCCCTCGAGGCCTGGGAGGCCCTGGGCCAGGTGCCTAAGGGCCTGGCAGCCAGGCTCCTAAAGCGGCTTGAGGAAAAGCCCCTGGACGAAGGCTTTGCCCAGCGGGTGGCGGAGCTGGAGGAGATCACCCGCCACGACCTCGTGGCCTTCACCCGGGCCCTGGTGGAGTGGACGGGAGACGAGGAGGTGGGGCGGTACCTGCACCTGGGCCTCACCAGCTCCGACGTGGTGGACACCGCCCAAAACGCCCTCCTGGTGCAGGCCCTGGACCTGATCCTGGAGGAGCTTAGGGGGGTGCAGGAGGAGCTCAAGCGCCTGGCCCTCCGCTACCGCCGCACCCCCGCCATCGCCCGCACCCACGGGGTCCACGCCGAACCCACCAGTTTCGGCCTCCGCTTCCTGAGCTTTTACGCCGCCTTCGGGAGGGACGAGGAAAGGCTAAGGCGGGCCCAGGAAACCATCGGGGTGGCCATGCTCTCGGGCTCCGTGGGGAACTACGCCCACGTGCCCCCAGAGGTGGAGGCCCACGTGGCGAGGCGGCTCGGCCTAAGGCCCGAACCCCTTTCCACCCAGGTGGTGCCTAGGGACCGGCACGGGGAGGTGCTGGCCGCCCTGGCCCTCCTGGGAAGCAACCTGGAAAGGGTGGCGGTGGAACTAAGGCACCTGCAGCGCACCGAGGTGCTGGAGGTGCAAGAGCCCTTTCGCGAAGGGCAGACGGGAAGCTCCTCCATGCCCCACAAGAAAAACCCCGTGGGCCTGGAAAACCTCACGGGGATGGCCAGGCTTCTCCGGGGCTACCTGGGGCCCGCCCTGGAAAACATCGCCCTCTGGCACGAGCGGGACATCTCCCACTCCTCCGTGGAGCGCGTCGTCCTCCCCGACGCCACCACCGCAGCCCACTACGCCCTGAGGCGGCTTAGGGGCATCCTGGCGGGCCTGGTGGTCTTTGAGGAAAACCTCAAGCGCAACCTGGACCTCACCCGCGGCCTCATCTACTCCCAGCAGGTGCTGAACGCCCTCATTCAGAAGGGCCTTCCCCGGGATAAGGCCTACGCCATCGTGCAACGCAACGCGCTACGGAGCTGGGAGGAGGGCCGGGATTTCCGGGCGTTCCTGGAAGAAGACCCAGAAAACCCCTTGAAGGGGGAGGCCCTGAAAGCCCTCTTTGACCCGGAACCCTTCCTCAGGCACGTGGACGCCATCTACGCCCGCTTTGGCCTTTAG
- the purC gene encoding phosphoribosylaminoimidazolesuccinocarboxamide synthase — protein MEKLYEGKAKILYPEGKDTLRVYFKDEATAFNAQKRGLIPGKGVVNNRVSAVLFRYLEGHGVKTHFLEELSEREMRVLRVEILPLEVILRFRAAGSFAKRYGVQEGIPLKNPLVEFSLKSDALGDPLICPEAILALGLAEEEELAQVKATTLRVGELLRAFFAPRGLDLIDFKLEFGKRNGEILLADEISPDTMRLWDQKTGEPMDKDRFRKDLGGVEEAYQEVLRRVLSEPEKV, from the coding sequence ATGGAAAAGCTCTACGAGGGCAAGGCCAAGATCCTCTACCCCGAGGGGAAGGACACCTTACGGGTCTACTTCAAGGACGAGGCCACCGCCTTCAACGCCCAGAAGCGGGGCCTCATCCCGGGCAAGGGGGTGGTGAACAACAGGGTTTCCGCCGTCCTCTTCCGCTACCTGGAGGGCCACGGGGTGAAGACCCACTTCCTGGAGGAGCTTTCCGAGCGGGAGATGCGGGTCCTAAGGGTGGAGATCCTCCCCCTCGAGGTCATCCTCCGCTTCCGGGCGGCGGGGAGCTTCGCCAAGCGCTACGGGGTGCAGGAGGGCATCCCCTTGAAGAACCCCCTGGTGGAGTTCTCCCTCAAAAGCGACGCCCTGGGCGATCCCTTGATCTGCCCGGAGGCCATTTTGGCCCTGGGCCTGGCGGAGGAGGAGGAGCTCGCCCAGGTGAAGGCCACCACCCTGAGGGTGGGGGAGCTCCTTCGGGCCTTCTTCGCCCCAAGGGGCCTGGACCTCATCGACTTCAAGCTGGAGTTCGGCAAAAGGAATGGGGAGATTCTCCTCGCCGACGAGATCTCCCCCGACACCATGCGCCTTTGGGACCAGAAGACGGGGGAACCCATGGACAAAGACCGCTTCCGCAAGGACCTGGGGGGCGTGGAGGAGGCTTACCAGGAGGTGCTCAGGCGCGTTCTTTCCGAACCCGAAAAGGTCTAG
- the purS gene encoding phosphoribosylformylglycinamidine synthase subunit PurS: MPRYQATLLIELKEGILDPQGRAVEGVLKGLGHPVEEVRVGKVLEVVFQAENLLQAEEKAKAMGKLLANPVMEVYTLEALKELS; this comes from the coding sequence ATGCCGAGATACCAAGCCACCTTGCTCATCGAGCTGAAAGAGGGCATCCTGGACCCGCAAGGCCGGGCGGTGGAGGGCGTCCTAAAGGGCCTCGGCCACCCGGTGGAAGAGGTGCGGGTAGGAAAGGTCCTGGAGGTGGTCTTCCAGGCGGAGAACCTCCTGCAGGCCGAGGAAAAAGCCAAGGCCATGGGGAAGCTCCTCGCCAACCCGGTGATGGAGGTCTATACCCTGGAGGCCTTAAAGGAACTCTCATGA
- the purQ gene encoding phosphoribosylformylglycinamidine synthase subunit PurQ, which produces MKWAIVRFPGSNCDEDARFALTKAGLRAEYVWHTETSLKGFDGVFLPGGFSYGDYLRAGALAAKSPVMAEVARFAREGRPVIGVCNGFQVLTEAGLLPGALLANLNLHFTCKEVGVRVERTDLPFTRRYGKGQVLRLPIAHAEGRYYADPETLERLEGEGQVVFRYAPLRGEGDYNPNGSLNDIAGIVNEKGNVLGMMPHPERAVDEVLGGTDGLPLFLGLVEEVAR; this is translated from the coding sequence ATGAAGTGGGCCATTGTCCGCTTCCCCGGCTCCAACTGCGACGAGGACGCCCGCTTCGCCCTCACCAAGGCGGGCCTCAGGGCGGAGTACGTGTGGCACACGGAAACAAGCCTAAAGGGCTTTGACGGGGTCTTCCTCCCCGGGGGCTTCAGCTACGGGGACTACCTCAGGGCCGGGGCCTTGGCCGCCAAGAGCCCGGTGATGGCGGAGGTGGCCCGCTTCGCCCGGGAGGGGAGGCCGGTCATCGGGGTGTGCAACGGCTTCCAGGTCCTCACCGAGGCCGGGCTTTTGCCGGGGGCGTTGCTGGCCAACCTGAACCTGCACTTCACCTGCAAGGAGGTGGGGGTGCGGGTGGAGCGCACCGACCTCCCCTTCACCCGGCGTTATGGGAAGGGGCAGGTCCTGCGCCTGCCCATCGCCCACGCCGAAGGGCGCTACTACGCGGACCCCGAAACCCTGGAAAGGCTGGAAGGGGAAGGCCAGGTGGTCTTCCGCTACGCCCCCCTAAGGGGTGAAGGGGACTACAACCCCAACGGGAGCCTGAACGACATCGCCGGCATCGTGAACGAGAAGGGCAACGTCCTGGGCATGATGCCCCACCCCGAGCGGGCGGTGGACGAGGTCCTGGGCGGCACCGACGGACTGCCCCTCTTTCTGGGGCTTGTGGAGGAGGTAGCGCGATGA
- a CDS encoding HAD family hydrolase, producing the protein MKPKAITFDFWGTLFTEGEAFLERVMPARYEILLDALSEAGHPAEEHEVREAYRQATLAFEEAWKAGEHMSVYDRVARIFALLGAPHDPGLIALTARKLEESSLLADLKPLPGVRVLKELAKKYPLGLVSDTGMTPGRLLREHLRRQGLDVFQAYSFSDETGFVKPKPEAFRAALEALGVAPEEALHVGDLPQTDIRGAFATGYPWAVQYVGHREVNGEVKPTAKVRDHRELLPLLE; encoded by the coding sequence ATGAAACCCAAGGCCATCACCTTTGACTTCTGGGGCACCCTCTTCACCGAGGGGGAAGCGTTTTTGGAAAGGGTCATGCCCGCCCGGTACGAAATCCTCCTGGACGCCCTCTCCGAAGCGGGGCACCCCGCGGAGGAGCACGAGGTGCGGGAGGCCTACCGCCAGGCCACCCTGGCCTTTGAGGAGGCTTGGAAGGCGGGGGAGCACATGAGCGTCTACGACCGGGTGGCCCGCATCTTCGCCCTCCTGGGAGCCCCCCACGACCCCGGGCTCATCGCCCTTACCGCCAGGAAGCTGGAGGAAAGCTCCCTCCTGGCCGACCTCAAACCCCTCCCTGGGGTAAGGGTGCTGAAGGAACTGGCCAAGAAGTACCCCCTGGGCCTGGTCTCCGACACCGGCATGACCCCGGGCCGCCTCCTACGGGAGCACCTGAGGCGGCAGGGCCTGGACGTGTTCCAAGCCTACAGCTTCTCCGACGAGACGGGGTTCGTGAAGCCCAAGCCCGAGGCCTTCAGGGCGGCTCTCGAGGCCCTGGGGGTGGCCCCGGAGGAGGCCCTGCACGTGGGCGACCTGCCCCAGACGGACATCCGGGGGGCTTTCGCCACGGGCTACCCCTGGGCGGTGCAGTACGTGGGCCACCGGGAGGTGAACGGGGAGGTGAAGCCCACGGCCAAGGTGCGGGACCACCGCGAGCTCCTACCCCTTCTGGAGTGA